One genomic region from Haloprofundus salinisoli encodes:
- a CDS encoding ROK family protein produces the protein MAYYVGVDLGATNVRAVVADDDGTIIGNTKHATPRGPTGIAVTEEVLSVVREACDEAGVDPTDVVAAGIGSIGPLDLAEGAIEQPANLPDTIDRIPLTGPLSKLLETDELYLHNDTNAGVIGERFYSDRNPDDMVYLTISSGIGAGVCVDGEVLSGWDGNAGEVGHMTIDPHGFRTCGCGHDGHWEAYCSGNNIPRYAEELHAEDPVDTTLPVEEPEFSAIDVFEHAGEDDFADYVIEQVGHWNAMGVANTIHAYAPLIVFIGGAVALNNPDLIMDPIRRKMDEMVFINVPDIQLTTLGDDVVVRGALASAMTGGTGDRARF, from the coding sequence ATGGCCTACTACGTGGGCGTCGACCTCGGCGCGACGAACGTCCGAGCGGTCGTCGCCGACGACGACGGAACCATCATCGGAAACACGAAACACGCGACGCCTCGCGGCCCGACCGGTATCGCGGTCACCGAGGAGGTGCTCAGCGTCGTCCGCGAGGCCTGCGACGAGGCGGGCGTCGACCCGACGGACGTCGTCGCCGCGGGCATCGGCTCTATCGGGCCGCTGGACCTCGCCGAGGGCGCGATAGAGCAACCGGCGAACCTCCCCGACACCATCGACCGCATCCCGCTGACGGGGCCGCTTTCGAAACTGCTGGAGACCGACGAACTCTACCTCCACAACGACACGAACGCGGGCGTCATCGGCGAGCGCTTTTACTCGGACCGCAACCCCGACGACATGGTGTATCTCACCATCTCCTCGGGTATCGGCGCGGGCGTCTGCGTCGACGGCGAGGTGCTCAGCGGGTGGGACGGCAACGCGGGCGAAGTCGGTCACATGACTATCGACCCGCACGGCTTCCGCACCTGCGGCTGCGGCCACGATGGTCACTGGGAGGCGTACTGTTCGGGGAACAACATCCCGCGGTACGCAGAGGAGCTCCACGCGGAGGACCCCGTCGACACGACACTCCCGGTCGAAGAGCCGGAGTTCTCCGCCATCGACGTGTTCGAGCACGCGGGCGAGGACGATTTCGCCGACTACGTCATCGAGCAGGTCGGCCACTGGAACGCGATGGGCGTCGCCAACACCATCCACGCCTACGCGCCGCTCATCGTCTTCATCGGCGGCGCGGTGGCGCTGAACAACCCCGATCTCATCATGGACCCCATCCGCCGGAAGATGGACGAGATGGTGTTCATCAACGTCCCCGACATCCAACTGACGACGCTCGGCGACGACGTAGTGGTTCGCGGGGCGCTCGCCAGTGCGATGACCGGTGGAACGGGCGACCGAGCGCGGTTTTAA
- a CDS encoding NifU family protein: MSDDSLKEQIENWMVGQMPIIQMHGGTSVVREANPETGEVVVELGGTCSGCGISNVTATNIKADLIRDFEDVRDVTVKVPSTGDQGSSTVEGGRGGELQFSNESAEHF, encoded by the coding sequence ATGAGCGACGACAGCCTCAAGGAGCAAATCGAGAACTGGATGGTCGGCCAGATGCCCATCATCCAGATGCACGGCGGGACGAGCGTCGTGCGCGAAGCGAACCCGGAGACGGGTGAAGTCGTCGTCGAGCTCGGCGGCACCTGTTCCGGCTGCGGCATCAGCAACGTCACCGCGACCAACATCAAAGCCGACCTCATCCGCGACTTCGAGGATGTCCGAGACGTGACGGTGAAGGTTCCGAGCACCGGCGATCAGGGCAGCAGCACGGTCGAAGGCGGCCGCGGGGGGGAGCTGCAGTTCTCCAACGAGTCGGCCGAACACTTCTGA
- a CDS encoding DUF7093 family protein, giving the protein MGLRCLLGHDFDEPELEREREENGEERVVTIREVKTCIRCGETQVVSENKEVTAIPGTGSAADDEETGEFAAETELTGDTIEEQFNDGDEFEPPQSAEEDDGIILDDEDEPEPEPERQPGEWPEANVGDGRDDRMPTVEEIESAGGDGADADATSEDDPTPWPEVGGEDEGFDAEPSDGSPTDVTFGGLAPERNDYDTDYEGRDGYDAEFIANGNGDLNGASDTAEGFTRAENAAVELETQIEDVPTEYVCPECGLTRPSNGSSLRAGDICPDCRRGYIAERKR; this is encoded by the coding sequence ATGGGACTCAGGTGTCTGCTCGGGCACGACTTCGACGAACCGGAGTTAGAGCGCGAGCGGGAGGAAAACGGCGAAGAGAGGGTCGTCACCATCCGCGAGGTGAAGACCTGTATCCGCTGCGGCGAGACACAAGTCGTCAGCGAGAACAAGGAAGTCACGGCCATCCCGGGTACCGGGTCAGCGGCCGACGACGAGGAGACGGGCGAGTTCGCCGCCGAGACGGAGCTCACCGGCGACACGATCGAGGAGCAGTTCAACGACGGCGACGAGTTCGAGCCGCCGCAGAGCGCCGAGGAGGACGACGGCATCATCCTCGACGACGAGGACGAGCCGGAGCCGGAACCCGAGCGCCAACCGGGTGAGTGGCCCGAGGCGAACGTCGGCGACGGGAGAGATGACCGGATGCCGACGGTCGAAGAGATTGAAAGCGCGGGCGGAGACGGCGCAGACGCCGACGCGACCTCCGAGGACGACCCGACGCCGTGGCCGGAGGTCGGCGGCGAGGACGAGGGGTTCGACGCCGAACCCTCCGACGGGTCGCCGACGGACGTGACGTTCGGCGGCCTCGCGCCGGAGCGAAACGACTACGACACCGACTACGAGGGCCGCGACGGGTACGACGCGGAGTTCATCGCCAACGGTAACGGAGATCTCAACGGCGCCAGCGACACCGCAGAGGGGTTCACGCGCGCCGAGAACGCCGCGGTCGAACTGGAGACCCAGATCGAGGACGTGCCGACGGAGTACGTCTGTCCCGAGTGCGGGCTCACCCGTCCGTCGAACGGCAGTTCACTCCGCGCGGGCGACATCTGTCCGGACTGCCGCCGGGGCTACATCGCAGAGCGCAAGCGGTAA
- a CDS encoding DUF5611 family protein — protein sequence MKQYKMRRGETLEENAPDLKATIERYFGPVTGTEDHDGHELYVVAEPDNPVFERIIAGAATFSGKKDQLAVHFEERDAAEVIAEGNADAAQDAVNAKNEFLLEVTGRDAKSRRESMKRAVEDDAPDV from the coding sequence ATGAAGCAGTACAAGATGCGACGCGGCGAGACGCTCGAGGAGAACGCGCCGGACCTCAAAGCGACCATCGAACGCTACTTCGGTCCGGTCACCGGGACGGAGGACCACGACGGCCACGAACTGTACGTCGTCGCTGAACCGGACAACCCCGTCTTCGAGCGCATCATCGCCGGCGCGGCGACGTTCAGCGGCAAGAAGGACCAACTCGCCGTCCACTTCGAGGAGCGCGACGCCGCCGAGGTTATCGCGGAAGGCAACGCCGACGCCGCCCAGGACGCCGTCAACGCCAAAAACGAGTTCCTCCTCGAAGTGACGGGCCGCGACGCGAAATCTCGCCGCGAGTCGATGAAGCGCGCCGTCGAGGACGACGCGCCTGACGTCTAG
- a CDS encoding universal stress protein has protein sequence MAIDTILLAVGAGDAERIDRLGEVAVDIAGPTGATVVLGHVFTRQEYDETIDKLEFDLTAEEVSPDDVASRHATIRDLTKMLDEAGVDYEVRGAVGKHGTSIVDLASSVGAGQIIVGGRQRSPTGKAVFGSTAQEVMLSAPCPVTFVRSEN, from the coding sequence ATGGCAATAGACACGATTCTGTTAGCAGTCGGGGCCGGAGACGCCGAGCGCATCGACCGACTCGGCGAGGTCGCCGTCGACATCGCAGGGCCGACCGGCGCGACGGTCGTTCTCGGCCACGTCTTCACCCGACAGGAGTACGACGAGACGATCGACAAACTGGAGTTCGACCTGACCGCCGAGGAGGTCTCGCCCGACGACGTGGCGTCGCGGCACGCGACGATACGCGACCTCACGAAGATGCTCGACGAGGCCGGCGTCGACTACGAAGTTCGCGGCGCGGTGGGCAAACACGGGACGAGCATCGTCGACTTGGCTTCGAGCGTCGGTGCCGGCCAGATCATCGTCGGCGGCCGACAGCGCTCGCCGACCGGAAAGGCCGTCTTCGGCAGCACCGCACAGGAAGTCATGCTATCAGCGCCGTGTCCGGTGACGTTCGTCCGTTCGGAGAACTGA
- a CDS encoding SDR family NAD(P)-dependent oxidoreductase, with protein MLAPDLSGRTVLVTGSAKGIGRELLLSAADCGADVAVHYYSSADEAGDVASEAESRGVSTTTVQGDVTDPESVDGLFSAAESALGTVDVLVNNVGDFAPLHWEDIEFDTWQRVVETNFYGTYLCSKRALSGMREADWGRIVNVGYAGSEKALVYPKNFPYFVAKTGVLMFTRMLAADTQNSEITVNAVSPYVVENSDEFPDELPRGRPASFEDVQQAVLFFLDEDSGYISGENVEIDGGWLPETL; from the coding sequence ATGCTCGCTCCCGACCTCTCGGGTCGTACCGTTCTCGTCACCGGCAGCGCGAAAGGCATCGGCCGGGAACTGCTGCTCTCGGCGGCCGACTGCGGTGCCGACGTCGCCGTTCACTACTACTCAAGCGCCGACGAAGCCGGAGACGTCGCCTCGGAGGCCGAAAGTCGGGGAGTCTCGACGACGACGGTACAGGGCGACGTGACCGACCCCGAGAGCGTCGACGGCCTGTTCTCGGCCGCCGAATCCGCCCTCGGCACCGTCGACGTCCTCGTGAACAACGTCGGCGACTTCGCGCCGTTACACTGGGAGGACATCGAGTTCGACACCTGGCAGCGCGTCGTCGAGACGAACTTCTACGGGACGTATCTCTGCTCGAAGCGCGCGCTCTCGGGGATGCGAGAGGCCGACTGGGGTCGCATCGTCAACGTCGGCTACGCGGGCAGCGAGAAGGCGCTCGTCTACCCGAAGAACTTCCCGTACTTCGTCGCCAAAACTGGCGTGTTGATGTTCACGCGGATGCTCGCGGCCGACACCCAGAACAGCGAGATCACGGTCAACGCCGTTTCGCCGTACGTCGTCGAGAACTCCGACGAGTTCCCCGACGAACTGCCGCGGGGCCGCCCCGCCTCCTTCGAAGACGTCCAGCAGGCGGTGTTGTTCTTCCTCGACGAGGACAGCGGCTACATCAGCGGCGAGAACGTCGAGATCGACGGCGGATGGTTGCCCGAGACCCTATAA
- a CDS encoding TIGR00266 family protein, protein MEHEIEFAPTFTLLTLSLEPGETVRTEAGSMVSYDDGIDIETSADGGLFGSLKRSLLGGESFFQNTFTAREAGEVALAPPLPGDIADYHLDDETLFVQSGSYLASGRDVELDTQFGGGRSFFGGEGLFLLRLDGTGPAFLSSYGAVREVELAEGERYTVDTGHIVAFESTTTFDVRAVGGFRSTLFSGEGLVCEFEGPGRVWTQTRSPDALLTWLIPKLPTNASNAGSSN, encoded by the coding sequence ATGGAGCACGAAATCGAGTTCGCCCCGACGTTCACCCTGTTAACGCTCTCGCTGGAACCCGGTGAGACGGTCCGTACCGAGGCGGGGTCGATGGTCAGTTACGACGACGGCATCGACATCGAGACGAGCGCCGACGGCGGTCTCTTCGGATCGCTCAAGCGAAGCCTGCTGGGCGGCGAGAGCTTCTTTCAGAACACGTTTACCGCCCGCGAAGCCGGGGAGGTAGCGCTCGCGCCGCCGCTTCCCGGCGACATCGCGGACTACCACCTCGACGACGAGACGCTGTTCGTGCAGTCGGGGTCGTATCTCGCTTCGGGCAGAGACGTCGAACTGGACACGCAGTTCGGCGGCGGTCGGTCGTTCTTCGGCGGTGAGGGGCTGTTTCTGCTCCGTCTCGACGGAACCGGCCCGGCGTTTCTCTCCAGTTACGGTGCAGTTCGAGAGGTCGAACTGGCCGAAGGCGAGCGATACACCGTCGACACGGGCCACATCGTCGCCTTCGAGTCGACGACGACGTTCGACGTGCGCGCGGTCGGCGGCTTTCGTTCCACGCTGTTCAGCGGCGAGGGACTGGTCTGCGAGTTTGAGGGACCGGGTCGCGTCTGGACGCAGACCCGTAGTCCGGACGCGCTGCTCACGTGGCTGATTCCGAAGTTGCCGACGAACGCTTCGAACGCCGGAAGTAGTAACTAA
- a CDS encoding LVIVD repeat-containing protein — MRRRDVLRGSAAALGLSTVPTLTTSRVDAHPGPYRPYGFVDVRGAKEAVVAPDGQRAFVAATGGYAVVDLSVADRPELLAERRELLSEREGGPLRQVWDVKLDDARDRLLVVGPANGIPGALSGLLVEDVSNPQDPETLAFFETDYPIHNCYFSGGYAYLTANEYDRNPLVAVDLRDDDPREVARWSLLDENSAWDDVSAGRRTVHDVWVQDGVAYLAHWDAGTWMLDVSDPTNPQTIGRLDGPSPSSLAVSDGQRARREATVPPGNDHYVATNEDGTLLGVGKESWAEGTDGELVGGPSGVELWDVSDPADPQKLSTIDPPPTPDPTYGGVWTTSHNFELRDERLYTSWYRGGVKRHDISDPSNPEELAWWRDPGHASFWTARLAVPGETFVASSMGTDDATGRLYVFPDHAGQQANPPSLGESETSGVDVLTPTESPERENGDANDEANPGSTGGDADSSAILAPGFGVGTAVAALGVGAWWSTRREKNGQNE, encoded by the coding sequence ATGCGCAGACGTGACGTGCTGCGCGGAAGCGCCGCCGCGCTCGGTCTCTCGACCGTCCCGACGCTGACGACGAGTCGCGTCGACGCACACCCGGGGCCGTACCGCCCCTACGGGTTCGTCGACGTCCGGGGGGCGAAAGAGGCCGTCGTCGCTCCCGACGGACAGCGAGCGTTCGTCGCCGCCACCGGTGGGTACGCCGTCGTCGACCTCTCGGTCGCCGACCGACCCGAACTGCTCGCCGAGCGTCGAGAGCTCCTCTCGGAGCGCGAAGGGGGACCGCTGCGGCAGGTGTGGGACGTGAAACTCGACGACGCTCGCGACCGACTGCTCGTCGTCGGCCCCGCCAACGGCATTCCGGGCGCGCTCTCGGGGCTGCTCGTCGAAGACGTCTCGAACCCGCAGGACCCGGAGACGCTGGCTTTCTTCGAGACCGACTACCCGATTCACAACTGCTATTTCAGCGGCGGCTACGCCTACCTCACCGCCAACGAGTACGACCGCAATCCGCTCGTCGCCGTCGACCTCCGCGACGACGACCCGCGGGAGGTCGCCCGGTGGTCACTCTTGGACGAGAACTCCGCGTGGGACGACGTCTCGGCGGGTCGCCGCACCGTTCACGACGTGTGGGTACAGGACGGCGTCGCGTACCTCGCCCACTGGGACGCCGGGACGTGGATGCTCGACGTCTCGGACCCGACGAACCCGCAGACGATCGGCCGCCTCGACGGTCCCTCGCCGTCGTCGCTCGCGGTCTCCGACGGCCAGCGCGCTCGACGGGAGGCGACCGTGCCGCCGGGTAACGACCACTACGTGGCGACGAACGAGGACGGAACGCTGCTCGGCGTCGGCAAGGAATCGTGGGCCGAAGGGACCGACGGCGAACTGGTCGGCGGGCCGAGCGGCGTCGAGCTGTGGGACGTCTCGGACCCGGCGGACCCCCAGAAACTGTCGACCATCGATCCGCCGCCGACGCCGGACCCGACGTACGGCGGCGTCTGGACCACCTCACACAACTTCGAGCTCCGCGACGAGCGACTGTACACCTCCTGGTACCGAGGCGGCGTCAAGCGTCACGACATCTCCGACCCGTCCAACCCGGAGGAGCTCGCGTGGTGGCGCGACCCCGGCCACGCGAGTTTCTGGACCGCTCGCCTCGCCGTCCCCGGAGAGACGTTCGTCGCCAGTAGCATGGGCACCGACGACGCCACCGGACGGCTGTACGTCTTCCCCGACCACGCGGGACAGCAGGCGAATCCCCCATCGCTCGGGGAGTCCGAGACCAGCGGCGTCGACGTGCTGACACCGACCGAGTCGCCGGAACGCGAGAACGGAGACGCGAACGACGAGGCGAATCCGGGGTCGACCGGCGGCGACGCCGACTCGTCGGCTATCCTCGCACCCGGGTTCGGCGTCGGGACCGCGGTGGCGGCGCTCGGCGTCGGCGCGTGGTGGTCGACCCGGCGAGAGAAGAACGGACAAAACGAGTAA
- a CDS encoding geranylgeranyl reductase family protein — protein sequence MYDFVVVGVGPAGARFARRAAEEGYDVLALEKGEVGTPLACSGHVSTDIWEYVPDAAKEKLFQNRIYGANFRVGGPDTDANPFYKDEEISNVIDRVGLDRTLADAARDAGADVREGHTVTDVREHADGVTVTASVGGEEETFEAKMVAGCDGPVSKVRREVGLPEPGELLHGVLAFDDDPDHGDFVDVHLTVPRFFAWRIPRGEAGVEYGLAAPPGKEVREMFDVLTDTYDVETSHFCSGAIPIGPPPSVTSRRVFLVGDAAAQTKPFTGGGILYGMTAADHAVREIDPDRPRTLGDYETAWRADLEREIRLGHWVRRAYSLPEPVQRAGLKALSGKIGVHMDRPSSLFSAEQLKAFFS from the coding sequence ATGTACGATTTCGTCGTGGTCGGCGTCGGTCCCGCCGGCGCGCGCTTCGCCCGTCGCGCCGCCGAGGAGGGGTACGACGTGCTCGCGCTCGAAAAAGGGGAGGTCGGCACCCCACTGGCGTGTTCGGGACACGTCAGCACCGACATCTGGGAGTACGTCCCCGACGCGGCGAAAGAGAAACTGTTCCAGAACCGCATCTACGGCGCGAACTTCCGCGTCGGCGGCCCCGACACCGACGCGAACCCCTTCTACAAGGACGAGGAGATATCGAACGTCATCGACCGCGTCGGACTCGACCGGACGCTCGCCGACGCCGCCCGCGACGCCGGGGCCGACGTGCGCGAGGGCCACACCGTCACCGACGTCCGAGAGCACGCCGACGGCGTCACCGTCACGGCGAGCGTCGGCGGCGAGGAGGAGACGTTCGAGGCGAAGATGGTTGCCGGCTGCGACGGCCCCGTCTCGAAGGTCCGCCGCGAGGTCGGCCTGCCGGAACCGGGCGAGTTGCTTCACGGAGTTTTGGCGTTCGACGACGACCCGGACCACGGCGACTTCGTCGACGTCCACCTCACCGTCCCGCGCTTTTTCGCGTGGCGCATCCCCCGCGGCGAGGCGGGCGTCGAGTACGGACTGGCCGCACCGCCGGGCAAGGAGGTCAGAGAGATGTTCGACGTGCTGACCGACACCTACGACGTGGAGACGAGTCACTTCTGCTCGGGCGCGATACCCATCGGCCCGCCGCCGTCGGTCACCTCCCGACGGGTGTTTCTCGTCGGGGACGCCGCCGCCCAGACGAAACCGTTCACCGGCGGCGGTATCCTCTACGGCATGACCGCCGCCGACCACGCGGTCCGCGAGATCGACCCCGACCGCCCGCGGACGCTCGGCGACTACGAGACGGCGTGGCGCGCGGACCTCGAACGGGAGATTCGACTCGGCCACTGGGTTCGCCGCGCCTATTCCTTGCCGGAGCCCGTCCAGCGCGCCGGCCTGAAGGCGCTCTCGGGGAAAATCGGCGTCCATATGGACCGACCGTCGTCGCTGTTCTCGGCAGAACAGTTGAAAGCGTTCTTCTCGTAG
- a CDS encoding WD40/YVTN/BNR-like repeat-containing protein, whose product MTTQYAALRNVLLVVRGGPGEWLVDKRLADRDIECLGVAPDGKTAFCGTFDAGLWRSDNEGQTWHRVGDETLTDPVMSVAVDPTDSDRIWAGTEPSAVYRSDDGGDSWEECEGLTELPSADDWSFPPRPHTHHVRWIEVDPSDADHLYVGIEAGALVQTHDGGETWEDRVPSARRDNHSLTTHPDAPDRVWSAAGDGYAESDDGGETWDHPQEGLDHRYCWSVAVGREAKNVLVSAASGARTAHNADSAETYVYRRRPGEAWKRLDGLPTGEGVTRPVLSTDDSGSFYALSNRGLFRSPNSGKTWDRVDIPWPEAYESQTARGLAVVAES is encoded by the coding sequence ATGACAACACAGTACGCAGCGTTGCGGAACGTCCTCCTCGTGGTCCGCGGCGGTCCCGGCGAGTGGCTCGTCGACAAGCGATTGGCCGACCGCGACATCGAGTGTCTCGGCGTCGCACCCGACGGGAAAACGGCGTTCTGTGGGACGTTCGATGCGGGTCTCTGGCGGAGCGACAACGAAGGACAGACGTGGCACCGCGTCGGTGACGAGACGCTCACCGACCCGGTGATGTCGGTGGCCGTCGACCCGACCGACTCCGACCGCATCTGGGCTGGTACCGAACCCAGCGCGGTGTATCGCTCGGACGACGGCGGCGACTCGTGGGAGGAGTGCGAGGGGCTGACAGAGCTCCCGTCGGCGGACGACTGGTCGTTCCCGCCGCGGCCCCACACCCACCACGTCCGCTGGATAGAGGTCGACCCCTCCGACGCCGACCATCTCTACGTCGGCATCGAGGCGGGTGCGCTGGTGCAGACCCACGACGGCGGCGAGACGTGGGAGGACCGCGTCCCCTCGGCGCGACGCGACAATCACAGCCTGACGACGCACCCGGACGCGCCTGACCGAGTGTGGTCGGCAGCGGGCGACGGCTACGCAGAGAGCGACGACGGCGGCGAGACGTGGGACCACCCGCAGGAGGGGCTGGACCACCGCTACTGCTGGAGCGTCGCCGTGGGGCGCGAGGCGAAGAACGTGCTCGTCTCGGCGGCCAGCGGCGCGCGGACGGCACACAACGCCGACTCGGCCGAGACGTACGTCTATCGACGCCGTCCCGGCGAAGCGTGGAAACGACTCGACGGCCTCCCGACCGGCGAGGGCGTCACGCGCCCGGTGCTCTCGACGGACGACAGCGGGTCGTTCTACGCGCTGTCGAACCGCGGTCTGTTCCGGTCGCCCAACAGCGGGAAGACGTGGGACCGCGTCGACATCCCGTGGCCGGAGGCGTACGAGTCGCAGACTGCGCGCGGGTTGGCGGTGGTCGCGGAGTCGTAG
- a CDS encoding aminomethyltransferase family protein — protein sequence MTLVGDLHDDHGATYETRDDRRVVAHYGRPERTHRAVRHGVGVIEMGYGVVVVEGDDRIEYVDNVVSNRVPREDGEGTYALLLDPQGRIEADMYVYNAGERLLLFTPPQVTESLVADWQEKVFIQDVEIRNASTDFGVFGVHGPQSTEKVASVLNGAGAPEPHLSFVRGSMGDAGVTVVAADAPTGEEGYEIVCAAADAPDVFATLLVHGLNAVPFGYRTWETLTAEAGTPLFASELDGRLPNVLGVRNALDFSKGCFVGQEVVSKVENRGRPSKRLVGLLPDALPEAGAAVFDGDASVGEVTRAVGSPTLDHAIALALVDFDVEATDLSVRVDGESVPATRTDLPFVDGSDRSGRLPTYEALTQ from the coding sequence ATGACTCTCGTCGGAGACCTCCACGACGACCACGGCGCGACCTACGAGACGCGCGACGACCGCCGCGTCGTCGCCCACTACGGTCGCCCCGAGCGCACGCACAGAGCGGTCAGACACGGCGTCGGCGTCATCGAGATGGGTTACGGCGTCGTCGTCGTCGAAGGCGACGACCGAATCGAGTACGTCGACAACGTCGTCTCGAACCGCGTCCCGCGCGAGGACGGCGAGGGAACGTACGCGCTCCTTCTGGACCCGCAGGGCCGCATCGAGGCGGACATGTACGTCTACAACGCCGGCGAGCGACTGCTGCTGTTCACGCCGCCACAGGTCACCGAGTCGCTCGTCGCCGACTGGCAGGAGAAGGTGTTCATCCAGGACGTCGAGATCCGCAACGCCTCGACCGACTTCGGCGTCTTCGGCGTCCACGGCCCCCAGTCGACGGAGAAGGTCGCCTCCGTGCTCAACGGCGCGGGCGCGCCGGAACCACATCTCTCGTTCGTCCGCGGGTCGATGGGCGACGCGGGCGTAACCGTCGTCGCCGCCGACGCACCGACCGGCGAGGAAGGCTACGAGATCGTCTGCGCGGCCGCCGACGCGCCCGACGTGTTCGCGACGCTGCTCGTTCACGGGCTGAACGCCGTTCCGTTCGGCTACCGGACGTGGGAGACGCTCACCGCTGAGGCCGGCACGCCGCTTTTCGCCTCCGAGCTCGACGGCCGCCTGCCGAACGTCCTCGGCGTCCGCAACGCGCTCGACTTCTCGAAGGGCTGTTTCGTCGGTCAGGAGGTCGTCTCGAAGGTCGAAAACCGCGGCCGGCCGAGCAAGCGCCTCGTCGGTCTGCTCCCCGACGCGCTCCCCGAGGCCGGCGCGGCCGTGTTCGACGGCGACGCCTCGGTCGGTGAGGTGACCCGCGCCGTCGGCAGTCCGACGCTCGACCACGCTATCGCGCTCGCGCTCGTCGACTTCGACGTCGAAGCGACCGACCTGTCGGTGCGCGTCGACGGCGAGTCGGTTCCGGCGACGCGGACGGACCTCCCGTTCGTCGACGGGAGCGACCGCTCGGGGCGGTTGCCGACGTACGAGGCGCTGACGCAGTAA
- a CDS encoding DUF6432 family protein: protein MRAKREYRNRGGVEVAVLDALVDRADDGMTVLELRAAVDADIDTLESALAELKADGLITVDQTRERVLIMPADCVVPDADETVENEQSLFDAVRDRLGL, encoded by the coding sequence ATGAGAGCCAAGCGGGAGTATCGCAATAGAGGCGGCGTGGAAGTCGCGGTACTCGACGCGCTCGTCGACCGAGCCGACGACGGAATGACGGTTCTGGAACTGCGAGCCGCGGTCGACGCCGACATCGACACGCTGGAATCGGCGCTGGCGGAGCTGAAAGCCGACGGTCTCATCACCGTCGACCAGACCCGGGAGCGAGTCCTCATCATGCCCGCCGACTGCGTCGTCCCCGACGCCGACGAGACCGTCGAGAACGAGCAGAGCCTCTTCGACGCGGTTCGAGACCGCCTCGGTCTCTGA
- a CDS encoding CNNM domain-containing protein yields the protein MEAPVIAVRLLVGVLLILANGFFVAIEFALTRVRQFPESEFQGSKALERAWDMTDRLEIYLTSCQVGITATSIAVGIVAEPALAAIFEPFIEGTFLASISAGAILAFLVINLVHLTHGEQTPTYLGVERSKWVCTYGATPLYYFAMSIYPIIKLGDGVAKWTLRLFGVELTRSWTEAEEDSVENRADLRRQMASILEAGDLSEERREEVMNALEVGEEPISEVMVDVDDVAVLSTAFSVEENLAVVEANPHTRFPLTGESLSDFRGIVYAPTVINAYDGLSSGEVTFEDIAAPPLTLDAETTVSEAIDRFQEEEQELAFVRRDGEVVGLLTATDALEEVMGEMRDPTDQKADTDVEASS from the coding sequence ATGGAAGCTCCCGTCATCGCGGTTCGGTTACTTGTCGGAGTCCTACTCATTCTGGCGAACGGCTTCTTCGTCGCTATCGAGTTCGCGCTCACGCGGGTCCGACAGTTCCCCGAGTCCGAGTTCCAGGGCTCGAAGGCGCTCGAACGGGCGTGGGACATGACCGACCGCCTCGAAATTTATCTCACGAGCTGCCAGGTCGGCATCACCGCGACCAGCATCGCCGTCGGTATCGTCGCCGAACCGGCGCTGGCGGCCATCTTCGAGCCGTTCATCGAAGGAACGTTCCTCGCCTCGATCAGCGCGGGCGCGATTCTCGCGTTCCTCGTCATCAACCTGGTCCACCTCACCCACGGCGAACAGACGCCGACCTACCTCGGCGTCGAGCGGAGCAAGTGGGTCTGTACGTACGGCGCGACGCCGCTGTACTACTTCGCAATGTCCATCTACCCCATCATCAAACTCGGTGACGGCGTCGCCAAGTGGACGCTCCGCCTGTTCGGCGTCGAACTCACCCGGTCGTGGACCGAAGCCGAAGAGGACAGCGTGGAGAACCGCGCCGACCTCCGCCGGCAGATGGCGTCGATTCTCGAAGCCGGCGACCTCTCGGAGGAACGCCGCGAAGAGGTGATGAACGCGCTCGAAGTCGGCGAGGAACCGATCTCCGAGGTGATGGTCGACGTCGACGACGTGGCCGTGCTCTCGACGGCGTTCTCCGTGGAAGAGAACCTCGCCGTCGTCGAGGCGAATCCGCACACGCGATTCCCGCTCACCGGTGAGTCGCTCTCCGATTTCCGCGGGATCGTCTACGCGCCCACGGTCATCAACGCCTACGACGGGCTCTCGTCCGGCGAGGTGACGTTCGAGGACATCGCGGCTCCGCCGCTGACGCTCGACGCGGAGACGACGGTCAGCGAGGCCATAGACCGGTTCCAGGAGGAAGAGCAGGAGTTAGCGTTCGTGCGGAGAGACGGCGAAGTCGTCGGGTTGCTCACCGCGACCGACGCCCTCGAAGAGGTGATGGGCGAGATGCGCGACCCGACCGACCAGAAGGCTGACACCGACGTCGAGGCGAGTTCCTAA